The following proteins come from a genomic window of Dysidea avara chromosome 12, odDysAvar1.4, whole genome shotgun sequence:
- the LOC136241271 gene encoding uncharacterized protein, which yields MASCESKRSHAYSEDLRWRIVWQKEALGYGDAVIAQNLNIDQSTVRRILQRFFSTGTVSKLQYPTDRASRKLTDPAQLLILHLAMGRPGIKLQEIQEELLNSLSVNIHISNICRFLQKSGFTRQKLRITATQRDDFLRQQYISEVSIYSPEMLIFLDETGTDRRNTLRHYGYSMRGKPIVSHQLLIRGDHLSGIAFMSVNGLLDVKVVRGVTNGDVFYSFVEKHLLPCLLPYDGKNPHSVVIMDNCSIHHLSSIVKMIEEVGAIVHFLPPYSPDFMPIEFAFSKVKTLMKVDEQTSMDVETALLAAFATITPQDCQNWISESGLYNYR from the coding sequence ATGGCATCTTGTGAAAGTAAACGATCGCATGCATATAGTGAAGATTTACGATGGCGAATCGTTTGGCAGAAAGAAGCACTGGGATATGGTGATGCAGTAATCGCACAGAATTTAAACATTGATCAATCTACTGTTCGTAGGATTTTACAACGATTTTTCAGCACTGGAACTGTAAGCAAACTTCAATATCCAACAGATAGAGCTTCTAGAAAGCTAACAGATCCCGCTCAGTTACTTATATTGCATCTTGCAATGGGAAGGCCAGGAATCAAATTACAAGAAATACAGGAGGAACTATTAAATTCATTGTCAGTGAACATTCACATTTCAAACATATGTAGATTCTTGCAAAAGAGTGGATTTACAAGACAGAAGCTGAGGATCACTGCTACACAAAGGGATGATTTTTTGAGGCAACAGTATATATCAGAGGTGTCCATTTACAGCCCTGAAATGCTGATTTTTCTTGATGAGACTGGAACTGATCGAAGAAATACATTACGGCACTATGGCTACAGCATGAGAGGAAAGCCAATTGTGAGTCATCAGCTTTTAATCAGAGGAGATCACCTATCTGGCATAGCTTTTATGTCTGTGAATGGTTTATTAGATGTGAAGGTTGTGCGAGGTGTAACCAATGGTGATGTCTTTTATAGCTTTGTTGAAAAACACCTTTTACCTTGCTTATTGCCTTATGATGGAAAAAATCCACACAGTGTGGTAATAATGGATAACTGTTCCATTCATCATCTAAGTAGTATAGTCAAGATGATTGAAGAAGTTGGTGCAATTGTGCACTTCCTTCCACCATATTCTCCTGACTTTATGCCAATAGAATTTGCATTTTCTAAAGTGAAAACTTTGATGAAAGTAGATGAGCAAACAAGCATGGATGTGGAGACTGCTTTGTTAGCAGCTTTTGCAACTATCACACCACAAGATTGTCAAAACTGGATTTCTGAAAGTGGACTGTATAATTATAgataa
- the LOC136240648 gene encoding rho-related protein racA-like codes for MAYKHVKKAVIVGDYNVLKVHFLMQTFGRYDQHDGENISNTYLKARDDRFDVEVYDKKFELAMWNTSGIEEHTQLRPLSYPDTDFLMMLFCVESKETLQNCVQLWGPEVSQYCPGVPIILVGVSHCYRPHFGIDQPPSNRCVSEEEGKEAAKKIGAYAYYECDLYKHYEVYGATLLGVTAVLNKNGYQEQGGKLYKHSTFLGGLFSRGKKGPVKPPVPDNPDKLLPVTQPMRHQGTHSFSFTTLWNNELFSDVIIHHNQMVYHAHAIVLFSQCKLFTTHFNNNNESVNESTSSVASKLTDAIKQSTFFTSASMESESGKVHLYVNNDIPSVITEAVLSCLYSNKRTVSGVVDGVKLTAVCSELSIKVKQLTEHKWDLELPLNTDSLQCFLSSEEFCDVRFVVEGEKLCGHRAIVCCHSEVLSAMLSGGFAESHQKEVMIQDCSLVSFCCLLEWLYTGRSDFNPRVGLSASRGAAKLSDTEMLEVMRFADQYGLTELVTVSEVQLSERIITKIKPSATETQQPKLDSQLEQVLDKLIDLTSFCNNCGGKKLKKWILLLIASNYGDIWDEWKTSKKASELPEDDRDFIEDKVWNKEYLNFSEKFKSLYW; via the exons ATGGCATACAAACATGTTAAGAAGGCAGTGATCGTTGGGGACTATAACGTGTTGAAGGTGCACTTCTTAATGCAAACCTTTGGCCGTTATGATCAACATGATGGAGAAAACATCTCAAACACGTACTTGAAAGCGCGAGATGACCGATTTGATGTCGAGGTTTACGACAAGAAATTTGAACTGGCAATGTGGAACACTA GTGGAATAGAGGAACATACTCAATTGCGTCCATTGTCCTATCCAGACACCGACTTTCTGATGATGTTGTTTTGTGTTGAGTCTAAGGAGACTTTACAAAATTGTGTACAGTTGTGGGGACCAGAGGTGTCCCAGTATTGTCCTGGTGTGCCGATAATATTGGTGGGTGTGTCACACTGCTATCGTCCACACTTTGGTATTGACCAGCCACCTTCAAACAGATGTGTTAGTGAAGAGGAAGGGAAAGAAGCTGCCAAGAAGATTG GAGCTTATGCCTATTATGAGTGTGACTTGTACAAACACTATGAGGTGTATGGGGCAACACTATTGGGAGTGACTGCTGTGTTAAATAAGAATGGATACCAGGAGCAGGGAGGAAAATTATACAA GCATTCTACTTTTCTTGGTGGATTATTTAGCAGAGGAAAAAAGGGTCCAGTTAAACCTCCAGTACCAGATAATCCTGATAAACTGTTACCAGTAACACAACCAATGAGACATCAGGGTACACACTCATTCTCATTCACTACACTGTGGAATAATGAACTATTCTCTGATGTCATCATACATCATAACCAGATGGTATATCATGCCCATGCAATTGTCTTGTTCTCACAGTGTAAACTGTTTACCACACATTTCAACAATAACAATGAATCAGTGAATGAGTCAACCTCAAGTGTAGCTAGTAAGCTAACAGATGCAATCAAACAGTCAACATTCTTCACTTCAGCAAGTATGGAGAG TGAGTCAGGGAAGGTGCACCTTTATGTGAACAATGATATTCCATCAGTGATAACTGAGGCTGTGTTGTCATGTTTGTATAGTAATAAAAGAACAGTTAGTGGTGTTGTTGATGGAGTAAAATTGACTGCTGTTTGCTCTGAGCTCTCCATCAAGGTGAAACAATTAACAGAGCACAAGTGGGATTTAGAATTACCATTGAACACTGATAGCCTTCAGTGTTTCCTCTCATCTGAAGAATTTTGTGATGTGAGATTTGTAGTGGAAGGAGAGAAGTTGTGTGGTCATCGTGCCATTGTGTGCTGTCACTCTGAGGTATTATCAGCAATGTTATCAGGTGGTTTTGCTGAGAGTCATCAGAAGGAG GTGATGATACAAGACTGCAGCCTGGTGTCTTTCTGTTGTCTGTTAGAATGGCTGTACACTGGCAGGTCTGACTTCAATCCCAGGGTGGGGTTGAGTGCATCAAGAGGAGCAGCAAAGTTATCAGACACTGAAATGTTGGAAGTGATGAGATTTGCTGATCAATATGGTCTAACAGAACTAGTAACTGTCAGTGAGGTGCAGTTATCAGAAAGAATCATCACCAAAATCAAACCCTCTGCCACAGAGACACAACAGCCAAAACTTGACTCACAACTTGAACAAGTTTTGGATAAGCTAATTG ACCTGACTTCCTTCTGCAACAATTGTGGAGGAAAGAAGCTAAAGAAATGGATATTGTTACTGATTGCTAGTAACTATGGTGACATCTGGGATGAGTGGAAGACCAGCAAGAAGGCATCAGAATTACCTGAAGATGACAGAGATTTCATTGAGGATAAAGTATGGAACAAAGAATACTTAAATTTCAGTGAAAAGTTTAAATCTTTGTACTGGTAG